Proteins encoded together in one Balaenoptera musculus isolate JJ_BM4_2016_0621 chromosome 6, mBalMus1.pri.v3, whole genome shotgun sequence window:
- the CDK20 gene encoding cyclin-dependent kinase 20 isoform X2, protein MRKDWRDRCPQEGGPAAAGGWHPQPGPAGDQGLAGDRGQSVVQLKAVFPHGAGFVLAFEFMLSDLAEVVRHAQRPLTQAQVKSYVQMLFKGVAFCHANNIVHRDLKPANLLINASGQLKIADFGLARVFSPDGSRLYTHQVATRWYRAPELLYGARQYDQGVDLW, encoded by the exons ATGCGGAAAG ACTGGAGAGATCGTTGCCCTCAAGAAGGTGGCCCTGCGGCGGCTGGAGGATGGCATCCCCAACCAGGCCCTGCGGGAGATCAAGGCCTTGCAGGAGATCGAGGACAGTCA GTGGTACAGCTGAAGGCCGTGTTCCCGCATGGCGCAGGCTTCGTGCTGGCCTTCGAGTTCATGCTGTCAGATCTGGCTGAGGTGGTGCGCCACGCCCAGAGGCCGCTGACCCAGGCGCAGGTCAAGAGCTACGTGCAGATGCTGTTCAAGGGGGTCGCTTTCTGCCATGCCAACAACATTGTACATCGG GACCTGAAACCAGCCAACCTGCTTATCAATGCCTCGGGCCAGCTCAAGATAGCGGACTTTGGCCTGGCCCGGGTCTTTTCCCCAGATGGCAGCCGTCTCTACACACACCAGGTGGCCACCAG GTGGTACCGAGCCCCTGAGCTCCTGTATGGTGCCCGCCAGTATGATCAGGGTGTCGACCTGTGGTGA
- the CDK20 gene encoding cyclin-dependent kinase 20 isoform X1 has protein sequence MEQYCILGRIGEGAHGIVFKAKHVETGEIVALKKVALRRLEDGIPNQALREIKALQEIEDSQYVVQLKAVFPHGAGFVLAFEFMLSDLAEVVRHAQRPLTQAQVKSYVQMLFKGVAFCHANNIVHRDLKPANLLINASGQLKIADFGLARVFSPDGSRLYTHQVATRWYRAPELLYGARQYDQGVDLW, from the exons ATGGAGCAGTACTGCATCCTGGGCCGCATTGGGGAGGGCGCGCACGGCATCGTCTTCAAGGCCAAGCACGTGGAG ACTGGAGAGATCGTTGCCCTCAAGAAGGTGGCCCTGCGGCGGCTGGAGGATGGCATCCCCAACCAGGCCCTGCGGGAGATCAAGGCCTTGCAGGAGATCGAGGACAGTCAGTAT GTGGTACAGCTGAAGGCCGTGTTCCCGCATGGCGCAGGCTTCGTGCTGGCCTTCGAGTTCATGCTGTCAGATCTGGCTGAGGTGGTGCGCCACGCCCAGAGGCCGCTGACCCAGGCGCAGGTCAAGAGCTACGTGCAGATGCTGTTCAAGGGGGTCGCTTTCTGCCATGCCAACAACATTGTACATCGG GACCTGAAACCAGCCAACCTGCTTATCAATGCCTCGGGCCAGCTCAAGATAGCGGACTTTGGCCTGGCCCGGGTCTTTTCCCCAGATGGCAGCCGTCTCTACACACACCAGGTGGCCACCAG GTGGTACCGAGCCCCTGAGCTCCTGTATGGTGCCCGCCAGTATGATCAGGGTGTCGACCTGTGGTGA